GCAGCTTTGTGTAAATTTGTGTTTGATTAGTTAGTATTAGGTTTGTTATTTTGCTGCTTCATTGTAAATTAGGATATGtgtatggcgtcgcctcgccgcgcgcctagTCGCCTAGGCGTCCTGAAGGGGGTGGGTCGCTGCAACTCCTCTTACCGCCTTAAAAACCATGCCTGCCACATCAATGTCTATTACTTGTATTTTAGAGTTTTGCAATCAACTCTCTCAACCATTATCTTGCTGTCATGCAAATATTGATGTTCTATACTGGTTGTTGAAGTTACAGACTCTGTAGTTAATTTTTCATTTCCACATTTCATTTGATGTGTCAAAAGATTGCATGAGTTTTATTGATGCTCCGAGTTTGTATTTGCAGGTTGTGCAAAGATTCCAGGAACTGTTTGCACAGACGAAATACAAGGAAGCAGCTGAGCTGGCCGCAGAATCTCCTCAAGGCCTCCTGAGAACACCTGAGACTGTTGCTAAGTTTCAGGTCAATTTCTAATTCTTTTGCCCCTAGAGCTATCATTGTTTAGTGCCTCTTTTTCTCTGGTTCCACCTTTGTACATTGTTAATGTGTGATACTGTGATGGTACCGTGCATGATATGCTAGTAGTAGAATTCTCTCTCTTAGAGCGTAGTCAGTAACATGAGGACTGCGCTAGAAAGTTGATAAGATCATGGGGCTTTGTCTGTTAAAATTGTCGAGCCTTGTGTACTGCAAAAGAGCAACTGTGGTTGTTGCTCATCATCTGAAGTATTGTTTGATATAAATCCAAAAAGTACTACAATTAAGTTTATCTCATGTGCTTTCCTTCTGTCAGGACTAATTTACACATGTACAATTAATCAGCTTACAGTGTAGGTTCCTTCGCTTAACTGTGTTGCTGTTGACATGCTTTGCAGAGTGTTCCTGTGCAAGCTGGGCAAACACCCCCACTGTTGCAGTACTTTGGTACATTGCTAACTCGTGGGAAGCTCAACGCCTTTGAGTCTCTTGAGCTATCTCGACTTGTCGTCAATCAGAACAAAAAGAACCTTCTGGAAAATTGGTTGGCAGAAGACAAGCTAGAGTGCAGTGAAGAACTTGGAGATCTTGTCAAGGTAAGACGTGAGTTGTGCTGTTTTTATTGATTGCATGGGTTTTACCATGCATCAACAAGTTGTGCCCACTGTCTTGTGTCTGGATTGTTCGCTAATTATTTCTTGTACCCTTTGATTTAGACTGTGGACAATGATCTTGCCCTAAAAATATACATAAAGGCTAGGGCAACCCCTAAAGTTGTTGCAGCTTTTGCTGAAAGGAGGGAGTTTGACAAGATTCTTATATACTCAAAGCAGGTTTGTTTTTTTTAGTTCTATTGAAGTCTTGTTTTCAGTTGTTACCTGCTATACCTGAGTTGAGCTTTGAATTTTGTTGTTGGCCTACAACTTGGTTCCAGGTTGGGTACACTCCAGATTATCTCTTCCTTCTCCAGACTATTTTGCGTACAGATCCACAGGTGACTGATTTGTTTAAGCAAAATTGGCCATTTATTAGTCATTTGATATTTGGTTGTGGGCTTCATTCACGGTCTGTGTTCTGTTAACCAGGGAGCTGTGAACTTTGCTCTCATGATGTCACAAATGGAAGGTGGTTGTCCGGTAGATTATAATACTATTACTGATCTTTTCCTTCAGGTATCCACTGTATTCATATTTATCTGTTTTGTTGGCTATTAATGTCCCTTTTGGCTTTTTTAGTATTTGCTATGGAATTTGGTTGCATGCCTAAATCCTTCTGTTCACAGAGGAATATGATACGGGAGGCAACAGCTTTTTTGTTGGATGTTCTGAAACCAAACTTGCCAGAGCATGCTTTTCTTCAAACCAAGGTTAGCAGTTGTTTTTTCCCCTTTGGATATGAATAGTTGCCCCTGGATGTGGACATTATTCGTTACTCAGCAGCTTCTGTCTGAATGCACTGTAGGTTTTGGAGATAAACTTGGTGACATACCCAAATGTTGCTGATGCCATTCTTGCTAATGGCATGTTCAGTCATTACGACCGCCCTCGTATTGCTCAGCTGTGTGAAAAAGCAGGCTTGTACTTGCGTGCTCTCCAGGTCAGTTCCTCTGCATTGGTGCAGCTGATTTCTTCTCTTCGCTTCTGTTTAACTAATCTTATATTTTTGTGATGCAGCATTACTCAGAGCTACCTGATATCAAGCGTGTCATCGTCAATACCCATGCCATTGAGCCACAGGTTTGTAGAATTGTAGTGTCCAGTTATGTTGGATCATGTTCTTTTATTGTTTTGTCCACTTAACAACTTTCTTGCACAGGCACTCGTTGAGTTCTTTGGCACCCTGTCAAGAGAGTGGGCCTTGGAGTGCATGAAGGACCTTCTACTGGTCAATCTGAGGGGAAATCTTCAAATCGTTGTGCAGGTAATCCTGTTTAATTTCCTGTGACCTGTCCCCTTGCCCTACTGACATATCTTTTTCCTAACTATTCTAATTATTCTCAAAATCTTTGGCACCTCTGCAGGCTGCAAAAGAATACTCTGAGCAGCTAGGAGTTGATGCTTGCATAAAACTATTTGAGCAATTTAAATCTTACGAGGGCCTTTACTTTTTCTTGGGATCCTATTTGAGCTCCAGGTAGTTACTCCTAAACCCTGATATTTGACATTTGAACATCTTTCTCAAAACGCGACATGCCTGATATCTTTGCATGCAACAGCGAGGACCCAGATATCCATTTCAAATACATTGAAGCAGCTGCCAGGACTGGACAGATCAAAGAAGTGGAACGTGTAACCAGAGAGTCCAACTTCTATGATGCTGAGAAGACAAAGAACTTCTTGATGGAAGCAAAGCTACCTGATGCCCGCCCACTGATTAATGTTTGTGACCGCTTTGGTTTTGTGCCAGATCTCACTCACTATCTGTACACGAACAACATGCTTCGGTATATCGAAGGCTATGTACAGAAAGTATGCACCCTTTTGAACCAAGTGTTATTTGGGTGTCATTCCTGGCAATATGTTGAACATGAGAATGACTATTTCTTTTCTCTGGTTTCTAGGTGAATCCTGGGAATGCTCCCTTGGTAGTGGGCCAACTACTTGATGATGAGTGCCCTGAAGATTTTATTAAGGGTTTGATTCTCTCTGTTCGTTCCCTCCTTCCTGTTGAGCCACTGGTTGATGAATGCGAGAAGAGGTTTGTTTCTCATATTCCTCCTTCTGCATATTCAAATAATACACACCCTCCCTCTTTACCCCACTTTATACTGTTCTTATTTGCTTGATAATATGTGAACCAGGAACCGCCTACGTTTGCTCACTCAATTCTTGGAGCACTTAGTGAGCGAAGGTAGCCAAGATGTGCATGTCCACAATGCTCTTGGGAAAATAATCATTGACAGCAACAATAATCCCGAGCATTTCCTTACTACCAACCCATTTTATGACTCGCGTGTTGTGGGTAAATACTGTGAAAAGCGGGATCCTACACTTGCTGTTGTTGCTTACAGGCGTGGGCAGTGTGACGATGAACTTATTAACGTCACTAACAAAAACTCATTGTTCAAGCTGCAAGCCAGGTATGTAAATATTCTTGCTTTGACGCCTTGTGTTTGTTTGAAACCTTTATATCCATTGTGTGATGATTTTACATGTTCATTTATGTTATTTAAAATGTCAGATATGTTGTTGAGAGAATGGATGGTGATCTGTGGGATAAAGTTCTTCAGCCTGAGAATGAATATAGAAGGCAGCTCATTGACCAGGTGGTTTCGACTGCATTACCTGAGAGCAAGAGCCCAGAGCAAGTGTCTGCTGCTGTTAAGGCTTTCATGACTGCTGACCTTCCTCATGAATTGATTGAGCTTCTTGAAAAGATTGTTCTTCAGAATTCTGCGTTCAGTGGAAATTTCAATCTGCAGAACCTGCTCATCTTGACTGCAATCAAGGCGGACCCATCGAGAGTCATGGACTATGTGAACAGACTTGACAACTTTGATGGGCCTGCTGTTGGAGAAGTTGCTGTTGAAGCACAATTGTATGAAGAGGCTTTTGCTATATTCAAGAAGTTCAACTTAAGTGTGCAGGCTGTCAATGTTCTCTTGGACAACATCCGAAGCATAGAAAGAGCTGAGGAGTTTGCTTTCCGTGTTGAAGAAGATGCTGTTTGGAGCCAGGTTGCCAAGGCCCAGTTACGTGAAGGTTTAGTCAGCGAAGCAATTGAGTCCTTCATCCGTGCAGATGATGCGGCACATTTCCTCGATGTCATCCGTGCTGCGGAGGAAGCCAATGTGTACAATGATTTGGTTAAGTATCTTCTGATGGTAAGGCAAAAGGCAAGGGAGCCCAAAGTTGATGGAGAACTCATCTTTGCATATGCTAAGATTGATAGACTCAGTGATATTGAAGAGTTCATTCTTATGCCAAATGTTGCCAACCTCCAAAATGTTGGTGATCGTTTGTATGATGAAGAGCTATATGAAGCTGCAAAGATCATCTATGCCTTCATCTCAAACTGGGCTAAGCTGGCTGTTACCCTGGTTAAGCTGAAGCAGTTCCAAGGTGCTGTGGATGCTGCTCGTAAGGCTAACAGCGCGAAAACATGGAAAGAGGTCTGCTTTGCTTGTGTTGATGCAGAGGAGTTCCGTCTTGCACAGATATGTGGTCTAAATATTATTGTCCAGGTAAAGAGAGCATACTTCATATTATTTCTTCTCTATGACAGGTTATATTACAAATATTCTATAATCTATTCCTTTCTGACATACTTTTTTTTAGGTTGATGACTTAGAAGAAGTGAGTGAATACTACCAGAATAGAGGATGCTTCAATGAACTTATTGCTCTCATGGAGAGTGGTCTTGGACTTGAACGTGCACACATGGGCATCTTCACAGAACTGGGAGTTCTGTATGCTAGATACCGATCTGAGAAGCTTATGGAGCACATCAAACTTTTCTCCACCCGTCTCAACATTCCTAAGCTTATCCGGGCTTGCGATGAACAGCAACACTGGAAAGAACTTACCTACCTGTACATTCAGTATGATGAATTTGACAATGCTGCCACCACTATCATGAACCACTCTCCAGATGCATGGGATCATATGCAGTTCAAGGATGTTTGTGTTAAAGTTGCAAATGTTGAACTGTATTACAAGGCAGTTCACTTCTATTTGCAAGAGCACCCTGATCTCATCAATGATATGCTAAATGTGCTTGCGCTCCGTTTGGATCATACCAGAGTTGTAGACATAATGCGCAAGGTTGGCATCTGAATGAATATTATTTTCCTTTGTGCACATTGAAATTCTGTTACAAATTCCATCCCAAAAATCTAACTTTCCTATTGTTCTTTGAACAGGCTGGTCAGCTGCATATTGTGAAGCCTTATATGGTTGCAGTTCAGAGCAACAATGTCTCTGCTGTGAATGAAGCATTGAATGAGCTTTATGTTGAAGAGGAAGACTATGAGAGACTCCGGGAATCAGTTGACATGCACGATAACTTTGATCAGATAGGTCTTGCCCAGAAGGTAAAAAGGAACCAGATAATTGTGCAATCCTTCTTGTTTTTGCTTTTAATTTAATAACTTTGAGTTCATTTCATGAGCAGCTTGAGAAACATGAATTGCTTGAGATGAGGAGGATTGCTGCCTACATCTACAAAAAGGCTGGCAGATGGAAGCAATCCATTGCTCTATCAAAGAAAGACAACATGTACAAGGATTGCATGGAGACATGCTCGCAGTCTGGTGACCGCGAACTATCAGAGGACTTGCTTGTCTATTTCATCGAGCAGGTTTGCTTTAAACCCGTTCTATTGACTGCTGGATCTAGTGTTAAGCCTACAGCGAAAAGCCTAGTCAtttatctgctctgctttgcatTCTGATTAGTAAACATATCCAATTATGTAATGCAGGAAAAGAAAGAATGCTTTGCATCTTGCCTCTTCATTTGTTACGACTTGATTCGGCCTGATGTTGCCCTTGAGCTTGCATGGATGAACAACATGGTGGACTTTGCCTTCCCATATCTCTTGCAGGTACCTTATTTTTGCCCATATCCTTGGTGATGTTTATTTACGTACAGTTTTCTGTGAGTAAAATCCCTGCTATGCATGTAGTTCATTCGTGAATACACCAGCAAGGTTGATGATTTAGTCAAGGACAAAATTGAGTCACAAAATGAGGAAAGAGCCAAAGAGAAGGAGGAGAAAGATCTTGTTGCCCAGCAGGTAAAGTAAAACGGCACTACCCTCATTTGTGTCTGTAACCAATCATT
The genomic region above belongs to Panicum virgatum strain AP13 chromosome 8N, P.virgatum_v5, whole genome shotgun sequence and contains:
- the LOC120685477 gene encoding clathrin heavy chain 1, with the protein product MAAANAPIAMREALTLTSLGIAPQFVTFTHVTMESEKYICVRETSPQNSVVIIDMAMPMQPLRRPITADSALMNPNTRILALKAQIPGTTQDHLQIFNIEAKTKIKSHQMPEQVVFWKWITPKLLGLVTQTSVYHWSIEGDSEPTKMFDRTANLANNQIINYRCDPAEKWLVLIGIAPGAPERPQLVKGNMQLFSVDQQRSQALEAHAASFATFKVVGNENPSTLICFASKTTNAGQITSKLHVIELGAQPGKPGFSKKQADLFFPPDFQDDFPVAMQVSQKYGLIYVITKLGLLFVYDLETAAAVYRNRISPDPIFLTAESSSTGGFYAINRRGQVLHATVNDATVVPFVSGQLNNLELAVNLAKRANLPGAENLVVQRFQELFAQTKYKEAAELAAESPQGLLRTPETVAKFQSVPVQAGQTPPLLQYFGTLLTRGKLNAFESLELSRLVVNQNKKNLLENWLAEDKLECSEELGDLVKTVDNDLALKIYIKARATPKVVAAFAERREFDKILIYSKQVGYTPDYLFLLQTILRTDPQGAVNFALMMSQMEGGCPVDYNTITDLFLQRNMIREATAFLLDVLKPNLPEHAFLQTKVLEINLVTYPNVADAILANGMFSHYDRPRIAQLCEKAGLYLRALQHYSELPDIKRVIVNTHAIEPQALVEFFGTLSREWALECMKDLLLVNLRGNLQIVVQAAKEYSEQLGVDACIKLFEQFKSYEGLYFFLGSYLSSSEDPDIHFKYIEAAARTGQIKEVERVTRESNFYDAEKTKNFLMEAKLPDARPLINVCDRFGFVPDLTHYLYTNNMLRYIEGYVQKVNPGNAPLVVGQLLDDECPEDFIKGLILSVRSLLPVEPLVDECEKRNRLRLLTQFLEHLVSEGSQDVHVHNALGKIIIDSNNNPEHFLTTNPFYDSRVVGKYCEKRDPTLAVVAYRRGQCDDELINVTNKNSLFKLQARYVVERMDGDLWDKVLQPENEYRRQLIDQVVSTALPESKSPEQVSAAVKAFMTADLPHELIELLEKIVLQNSAFSGNFNLQNLLILTAIKADPSRVMDYVNRLDNFDGPAVGEVAVEAQLYEEAFAIFKKFNLSVQAVNVLLDNIRSIERAEEFAFRVEEDAVWSQVAKAQLREGLVSEAIESFIRADDAAHFLDVIRAAEEANVYNDLVKYLLMVRQKAREPKVDGELIFAYAKIDRLSDIEEFILMPNVANLQNVGDRLYDEELYEAAKIIYAFISNWAKLAVTLVKLKQFQGAVDAARKANSAKTWKEVCFACVDAEEFRLAQICGLNIIVQVDDLEEVSEYYQNRGCFNELIALMESGLGLERAHMGIFTELGVLYARYRSEKLMEHIKLFSTRLNIPKLIRACDEQQHWKELTYLYIQYDEFDNAATTIMNHSPDAWDHMQFKDVCVKVANVELYYKAVHFYLQEHPDLINDMLNVLALRLDHTRVVDIMRKAGQLHIVKPYMVAVQSNNVSAVNEALNELYVEEEDYERLRESVDMHDNFDQIGLAQKLEKHELLEMRRIAAYIYKKAGRWKQSIALSKKDNMYKDCMETCSQSGDRELSEDLLVYFIEQEKKECFASCLFICYDLIRPDVALELAWMNNMVDFAFPYLLQFIREYTSKVDDLVKDKIESQNEERAKEKEEKDLVAQQNMYAQLLPLALPAPPMPGMGGPPPPMGGMGMPPMGGMGMPPMGPGPMPAFGMPPMGSY